A genomic region of Trichothermofontia sichuanensis B231 contains the following coding sequences:
- the groL gene encoding chaperonin GroEL (60 kDa chaperone family; promotes refolding of misfolded polypeptides especially under stressful conditions; forms two stacked rings of heptamers to form a barrel-shaped 14mer; ends can be capped by GroES; misfolded proteins enter the barrel where they are refolded when GroES binds) — protein sequence MAKRIIYNENARRALEKGIDILAEAVAVTLGPKGRNVVLEKKFGAPQIINDGVTIAKEIELEDHIENTGVSLIRQAASKTNDAAGDGTTTATVLAHAMVKEGLRNVAAGANAISLKRGIDKATNYLVERIKEHARPVEDSKAIAQVGTISAGNDEEVGKMIAEAMDKVGKEGVISLEEGKSMTTELEITEGMRFDKGYISPYFATDMERMEAVLEEPYLLITDKKITLVQDLVPVLEQVARAGKPLLIIAEDIEKEALATLVVNRLRGVLNVAAVKAPGFGDRRKAMLEDIAVLTGGQVITEDAGLKLENAKLEMMGKARRVTLTKDTTTIVAEGNEKAVKARCEQIRRQIEETDSSYDKEKLQERLAKLAGGVAVVKVGAATETEMKDRKLRLEDAINATKAAVEEGIVPGGGTTLAHLAPQLESWANANLSGEELIGALIVARALTAPLKRIAENAGQNGAVIAERVKEKEFNVGYDAAKDEFVNMFDAGIVDPAKVTRSALQNAASIAGMVLTTECIVVDKPEPKENAPAGAGAGMGGDFDY from the coding sequence ATGGCTAAGCGCATTATTTACAACGAAAACGCCCGCCGTGCCCTAGAAAAGGGGATTGATATTCTGGCTGAAGCCGTGGCGGTCACTCTGGGTCCCAAGGGCCGTAACGTAGTGCTGGAAAAGAAATTTGGTGCGCCTCAAATCATCAATGATGGTGTCACCATTGCCAAGGAAATTGAACTTGAAGATCACATCGAAAATACGGGGGTATCCCTCATCCGGCAGGCTGCTTCTAAGACGAATGATGCGGCTGGCGATGGGACCACGACGGCAACGGTACTGGCCCATGCGATGGTGAAGGAAGGGCTGCGTAACGTGGCAGCCGGTGCCAATGCCATTTCCCTCAAGCGTGGGATCGATAAGGCCACCAACTACCTGGTTGAGCGCATTAAGGAACACGCCCGTCCGGTCGAAGATTCCAAGGCGATCGCCCAAGTTGGTACCATCTCTGCGGGTAACGATGAAGAAGTCGGCAAGATGATTGCCGAAGCGATGGACAAGGTGGGTAAGGAAGGCGTGATCTCCCTCGAAGAAGGGAAGTCGATGACCACCGAGTTGGAAATCACGGAAGGGATGCGCTTTGACAAGGGCTACATTTCGCCCTACTTCGCTACCGATATGGAGCGAATGGAAGCGGTCCTGGAAGAACCCTACCTGCTGATCACCGACAAGAAGATCACGCTGGTGCAGGACTTGGTGCCGGTGCTGGAGCAAGTAGCCCGTGCAGGTAAGCCCCTGCTGATCATTGCCGAAGACATTGAGAAGGAAGCTCTGGCTACCCTAGTGGTTAACCGGTTGCGGGGGGTTCTGAACGTTGCTGCGGTTAAGGCCCCTGGATTTGGCGATCGCCGCAAGGCGATGCTCGAAGACATCGCTGTGCTGACGGGCGGCCAAGTCATCACCGAAGATGCCGGTCTGAAGTTGGAAAACGCTAAGCTCGAAATGATGGGTAAGGCCCGCCGCGTTACCCTGACCAAGGACACCACCACGATCGTCGCTGAAGGCAACGAGAAAGCCGTTAAGGCCCGTTGCGAACAAATTCGTCGTCAGATCGAAGAAACCGACTCCAGCTACGACAAGGAAAAACTGCAAGAGCGCCTCGCCAAGCTGGCCGGTGGTGTCGCTGTCGTCAAGGTCGGGGCTGCGACGGAAACTGAAATGAAGGATCGCAAGCTGCGCTTAGAAGATGCGATCAACGCCACCAAGGCAGCCGTGGAAGAAGGGATTGTCCCTGGCGGGGGGACTACCCTGGCCCACCTGGCGCCTCAACTAGAGAGTTGGGCCAATGCCAACCTCAGTGGCGAAGAACTGATCGGTGCCCTGATTGTTGCCCGTGCGCTGACGGCTCCCCTGAAGCGGATTGCTGAAAACGCGGGTCAAAATGGCGCTGTGATTGCTGAGCGGGTCAAAGAGAAGGAATTCAATGTTGGCTATGATGCCGCTAAGGATGAGTTTGTGAATATGTTCGACGCAGGCATTGTTGACCCGGCCAAGGTAACCCGTTCAGCCTTGCAAAATGCGGCATCAATCGCCGGTATGGTTCTGACCACCGAGTGCATTGTCGTCGACAAGCCGGAACCGAAGGAAAATGCGCCGGCAGGTGCTGGCGCTGGCATGGGCGGCGACTTCGACTACTAA
- a CDS encoding RsmB/NOP family class I SAM-dependent RNA methyltransferase, with protein sequence MTRSRLMSKLARSLFADRDEQDRWLAALTHPQTVPSAIAWCQPRPEPFPFAIAPPLDWQPAFVDRLPAELRPGQHPLHAQGAYYCLDFSSVFAAYPMLTVPQPVQTVVDVCAAPGGKSILAAVGLHPQILISNETIGKRLGMLVSNLQRCQIRAAIVSNRDSQVLAQYLPATADVVIVDAPCTGQSLLAKGEAAPGCFHPVTINKNANRQKRILANATQLVKPGGYLAYMTCAYSPAENEQVCDWLLERFPQFHPCTVPALTAFQSHLTPRPYYRLFPQSGLGAGGFTALFQHQEQGKENLITEDTLTAIGVIFRPREIEEQSQATG encoded by the coding sequence GTGACCCGTTCGCGATTAATGAGTAAATTAGCTCGATCGCTTTTTGCGGATAGGGATGAACAAGACCGCTGGCTAGCGGCCCTGACCCACCCCCAGACGGTCCCGTCGGCGATCGCGTGGTGTCAACCCCGACCAGAACCCTTCCCCTTTGCCATTGCACCGCCGTTAGATTGGCAACCCGCGTTTGTTGATCGCTTGCCCGCTGAGCTCCGACCGGGCCAACATCCTCTCCATGCCCAGGGAGCCTATTATTGTTTAGATTTCTCTTCGGTATTTGCTGCCTATCCCATGTTGACCGTACCGCAGCCTGTCCAGACAGTGGTTGATGTGTGTGCGGCACCGGGGGGGAAGAGTATCCTGGCGGCGGTGGGTTTGCACCCCCAGATCTTGATTAGTAATGAGACGATTGGCAAACGGTTAGGAATGTTGGTGAGCAATTTACAACGTTGTCAGATCCGAGCAGCGATCGTATCCAATCGAGATTCGCAGGTTTTGGCCCAATATTTACCGGCGACTGCCGATGTGGTCATCGTCGATGCACCCTGTACGGGTCAATCCCTCCTAGCCAAAGGTGAAGCGGCACCGGGGTGTTTCCATCCCGTGACGATTAATAAAAATGCCAACCGCCAGAAGCGGATTCTGGCTAATGCCACCCAACTGGTGAAACCGGGGGGCTATTTAGCCTATATGACGTGTGCCTATTCACCGGCTGAAAATGAGCAGGTTTGTGACTGGTTACTAGAACGGTTTCCCCAGTTCCATCCCTGCACTGTACCGGCCTTGACTGCCTTCCAATCCCACCTGACGCCGCGGCCCTACTATCGACTGTTTCCCCAAAGCGGACTGGGGGCTGGAGGATTTACGGCCCTATTCCAGCACCAGGAGCAGGGAAAGGAGAACCTAATTACTGAGGACACCTTAACCGCGATCGGGGTGATTTTTCGCCCTCGCGAGATTGAGGAACAATCACAGGCTACTGGCTGA
- a CDS encoding 2Fe-2S iron-sulfur cluster-binding protein, producing MTATYTVKIHDRFSDTHYTTQVPDDRYILHSLEQQGITLPFACRNGACTTCAVRIRSGEIYQPEAMGLSPELQQEGYALLCVSYARSDLDLETQDEDEVYELQFGRYFGKGKVRLGLPLDED from the coding sequence ATGACTGCAACCTATACTGTCAAGATTCACGACCGCTTTAGTGATACCCACTACACCACCCAAGTCCCTGACGATCGCTACATCCTCCACAGTCTCGAACAGCAAGGGATTACCCTCCCCTTTGCCTGCCGGAATGGCGCGTGTACAACCTGTGCCGTTCGGATTCGTTCTGGCGAAATTTACCAACCAGAAGCGATGGGGCTGTCCCCCGAGTTGCAGCAGGAGGGCTATGCCCTGTTGTGCGTCAGCTATGCGCGATCGGATCTCGACCTGGAAACCCAAGACGAGGATGAGGTCTACGAGTTGCAGTTTGGGCGCTACTTCGGCAAGGGGAAAGTACGCCTAGGGTTACCGCTGGACGAGGATTAG